One genomic window of Thiohalobacter sp. includes the following:
- a CDS encoding GxxExxY protein has product MDENRVSRLLIGAAIEVHRILGPGLLESVYRQALVHELELPGVPCRAEVLIPARYKGLEFTSGYRVDLLVADLLIVELKVVESLLPVHEAQLLSYLRMTGKRLGLLINFNVAVLRNGIKRIVNNL; this is encoded by the coding sequence ATGGACGAGAATCGGGTTTCCCGGCTGCTTATCGGCGCAGCCATAGAGGTGCACCGGATTCTGGGGCCGGGTCTGCTGGAATCGGTTTATCGCCAGGCCCTGGTGCACGAGCTGGAGCTGCCCGGTGTGCCCTGTCGGGCCGAGGTGCTGATCCCGGCGCGTTACAAGGGCCTTGAGTTCACTAGCGGGTATCGGGTCGATCTGCTGGTTGCCGATCTGCTGATCGTGGAGCTCAAGGTAGTCGAGTCCTTGCTGCCTGTTCACGAGGCGCAGCTGTTGTCCTATCTGCGCATGACCGGCAAGCGGCTGGGGTTGCTGATCAATTTCAATGTGGCCGTGCTCAGGAATGGCATCAAGAGAATCGTGAACAATCTCTAG
- the rpe gene encoding ribulose-phosphate 3-epimerase produces MADYLIAPSILSADFARLGEEVDNVLASGADIVHFDVMDNHYVPNLTIGPLVCEALRKHGVTAPIDVHLMVKPVDRIIPDFAQAGATYITFHPEASEHIDRTLQLIHNEGCKAGLVFNPATPLDYLTYVMDKVDMVLLMSVNPGFGGQSFIPSALDKLREARKLIDASGRDIRLEIDGGVKVDNIAEIAAAGADTFVSGSGIFGKGSDSDPHRYDSIVKQMRDELAKVG; encoded by the coding sequence GCTCGGCGAGGAAGTGGACAACGTACTCGCCTCCGGCGCCGACATCGTGCATTTCGATGTCATGGACAACCACTATGTGCCCAATCTGACCATCGGCCCGCTGGTCTGCGAGGCCCTGCGCAAGCATGGCGTGACCGCGCCCATCGACGTGCACCTCATGGTCAAGCCGGTGGATCGCATCATTCCCGACTTTGCCCAGGCCGGGGCGACCTACATCACCTTCCATCCCGAGGCCAGCGAGCACATCGACCGCACCCTGCAGCTCATCCACAACGAGGGCTGCAAGGCGGGCCTGGTGTTCAACCCGGCAACGCCGCTGGACTACCTCACCTATGTGATGGACAAGGTGGACATGGTATTGCTGATGTCGGTCAACCCCGGCTTCGGCGGCCAGAGCTTCATTCCCTCCGCGCTGGACAAGCTGCGCGAGGCACGCAAGCTGATCGATGCCTCCGGTCGCGACATCCGTCTGGAGATCGACGGTGGCGTCAAGGTGGACAACATTGCGGAGATCGCCGCCGCTGGCGCCGACACCTTCGTTTCCGGTTCCGGGATCTTCGGCAAGGGGTCGGACAGCGATCCGCATCGCTACGACAGCATCGTCAAGCAGATGCGCGACGAGCTGGCCAAGGTCGGCTGA
- a CDS encoding phosphoglycolate phosphatase, which translates to MKLRKPRMVLIDVDGTLVDSVPDLAYCVDEMMRRLGLPPHGEDKVRNWVGNGVERLVRRALVGQLEGEPDAALFEQAYPIFLELYAENTAKRSRLYPGVPEGLVWLRSAGYTLGCVTNKAARFTEPLLAELGIADYFGIIISGDSLPRKKPDPLPLLHAADFFGVGPQESLMVGDSVSDVKAARAAGFQIVCMSYGYNHGQDIRDSHPDAVIDSLDQIKILLEQVA; encoded by the coding sequence ATGAAACTCAGAAAGCCCCGAATGGTTCTCATCGATGTCGACGGTACCCTGGTCGACTCGGTGCCCGATCTCGCCTATTGCGTGGACGAGATGATGCGCCGGCTCGGCCTGCCGCCGCACGGCGAGGACAAGGTCCGCAACTGGGTCGGCAACGGCGTCGAGCGGCTGGTGCGCCGGGCGCTGGTCGGCCAGCTCGAGGGCGAGCCGGATGCGGCCCTGTTCGAGCAGGCCTACCCCATCTTTCTGGAACTCTATGCCGAGAACACGGCGAAGCGCAGCCGCCTGTACCCCGGCGTGCCCGAGGGCCTGGTCTGGCTCCGGTCCGCGGGCTACACGCTGGGCTGCGTGACCAACAAGGCCGCGCGCTTCACCGAGCCGCTGCTGGCCGAGCTGGGCATTGCCGACTACTTCGGCATCATCATCAGCGGCGACAGCCTGCCGCGGAAGAAGCCGGACCCGCTGCCGCTGCTGCATGCCGCGGACTTCTTTGGCGTCGGTCCGCAGGAAAGCCTGATGGTCGGCGACTCGGTCAGCGACGTGAAGGCCGCCCGCGCCGCCGGTTTCCAGATCGTGTGCATGAGCTACGGCTACAATCACGGCCAGGACATTCGTGATTCCCACCCCGATGCCGTGATAGATTCGCTGGATCAGATAAAGATCTTGCTGGAGCAGGTCGCCTGA
- the trpE gene encoding anthranilate synthase component I: protein MDVNQFQQLGREGYNRIPLMREVLADLDTPLSAYLKLAAGPGSYLFESVQGGEKWGRYSIIGLPARTTLRVRGHDIEVATDGAIVETATAEDPLAWIEAFQARFRVPEVEGLPRFTGGLVGYFGYDTVRYIEPRLAGGEKPDPLGNPDILLMLSDEVVVFDNLSGKLYVVVHVDPAEGDAYAAGQARLDELVGLLDREVARHVPVSGVEVSEQDFVSGFTREGFEAAVARCKAYIVEGDVMQVVLSQRLSIPFRARPIDLYRALRSLNPSPYMFYLDLGDFHVVGSSPEILTRLEDGVVTVRPIAGTRPRGRTEAEDLALERDLLSDPKELAEHLMLIDLGRNDVGRIAEIGSVELTEKMVIERYSHVMHIVSNVQGRLRPGLSAIDVLRATFPAGTVSGAPKIRAMEIIDELEPVKRGVYAGAVGYIAWNGNMDTAIAIRTAVIKDGTLHIQAGAGIVHDSVPANEWEETMNKGRAIFRAVTLAEAGLGETRKPD from the coding sequence ATGGACGTCAACCAGTTCCAACAACTCGGCCGCGAGGGCTACAACCGCATCCCGCTGATGCGCGAGGTCCTCGCCGATCTCGACACCCCGCTGTCGGCCTACCTCAAGCTTGCCGCCGGACCCGGTTCCTACCTGTTCGAGTCGGTGCAGGGCGGCGAAAAGTGGGGGCGCTATTCCATCATCGGCCTCCCGGCGCGCACCACCCTGCGCGTTCGCGGCCACGACATCGAGGTGGCAACCGACGGCGCGATCGTGGAAACCGCGACCGCCGAGGACCCGCTGGCCTGGATCGAGGCCTTCCAGGCCCGTTTCCGGGTGCCCGAGGTCGAGGGCCTGCCGCGGTTCACCGGCGGCCTGGTCGGCTATTTCGGCTACGACACCGTGCGCTACATCGAGCCACGGCTGGCGGGGGGAGAGAAACCGGATCCGCTGGGCAACCCCGATATCCTGCTGATGCTGTCGGACGAGGTGGTGGTGTTCGACAACCTCAGCGGCAAGCTGTACGTGGTGGTGCATGTCGATCCGGCCGAGGGCGATGCCTACGCCGCCGGGCAGGCGCGGCTCGACGAACTGGTGGGTCTGCTCGACCGCGAGGTGGCGCGGCATGTGCCGGTCAGCGGGGTCGAGGTCAGCGAGCAGGACTTCGTCTCCGGCTTCACCCGGGAGGGCTTCGAGGCCGCGGTGGCGCGCTGCAAGGCGTACATCGTCGAGGGCGATGTCATGCAGGTAGTGCTGTCGCAGCGCCTGTCCATCCCCTTCCGCGCCCGGCCCATCGATCTCTACCGGGCGCTGCGCAGCCTCAATCCCTCGCCCTACATGTTCTACCTGGATCTCGGCGACTTCCACGTGGTCGGTTCCTCGCCGGAGATCCTCACCCGGCTGGAGGACGGCGTGGTCACGGTACGACCGATCGCCGGCACCCGGCCGCGGGGGCGCACCGAGGCCGAGGACCTGGCCCTGGAGCGGGACCTGCTGTCCGACCCCAAGGAGCTGGCCGAGCACCTGATGCTGATCGACCTGGGTCGCAACGACGTCGGCCGCATTGCCGAGATCGGCAGCGTGGAGCTGACCGAGAAGATGGTCATCGAGCGCTACTCGCACGTGATGCACATCGTCTCCAACGTCCAGGGGCGGCTGCGGCCGGGTCTGTCCGCCATCGACGTGCTGCGCGCCACCTTTCCCGCAGGCACCGTCAGCGGCGCGCCCAAGATCCGCGCCATGGAGATCATCGACGAGCTGGAGCCGGTCAAACGGGGTGTCTATGCCGGCGCGGTCGGCTACATCGCCTGGAACGGCAACATGGATACCGCTATCGCCATCCGTACCGCCGTGATCAAGGATGGCACCCTGCATATCCAGGCCGGCGCCGGCATCGTCCACGACTCGGTGCCTGCCAACGAGTGGGAAGAGACCATGAACAAGGGGCGTGCCATCTTCCGCGCCGTCACCCTCGCCGAAGCGGGGCTGGGCGAGACGCGCAAGCCGGATTGA
- a CDS encoding aminodeoxychorismate synthase component II, which yields MLLMIDNYDSFTYNLVQYFGELGEDVRVYRNDEITLEQIEALAPDHLVISPGPCTPNEAGVSVAAIRHFAGRVPILGVCLGHQSIGQAFGGRIVHASAIMHGKTSMIHHHDEGVFRGLPNPLEATRYHSLVIERETLPDCLEITAWTEVDGQMDEIMGVRHRELAVEGVQFHPESILTEHGHDMLRNFLRG from the coding sequence ATGCTGCTGATGATCGACAACTACGATTCCTTCACCTACAACCTGGTGCAGTATTTCGGGGAGCTGGGAGAGGATGTGCGGGTGTACCGCAACGACGAGATCACCCTGGAGCAGATCGAGGCCCTGGCGCCCGATCACCTGGTGATCTCGCCCGGCCCCTGCACGCCCAACGAGGCCGGGGTATCGGTGGCGGCGATTCGCCATTTCGCGGGCAGGGTTCCCATTCTCGGCGTCTGTCTGGGCCACCAGAGTATCGGCCAGGCCTTCGGCGGGCGCATCGTGCATGCCTCGGCGATCATGCATGGCAAGACCTCCATGATCCATCACCATGACGAAGGGGTGTTCCGGGGGCTGCCGAATCCATTGGAGGCGACGCGCTATCATTCGCTGGTGATCGAGCGGGAGACCCTGCCCGATTGTCTGGAGATCACAGCCTGGACCGAGGTGGACGGGCAGATGGACGAGATCATGGGCGTGCGGCACCGGGAGCTGGCGGTCGAGGGCGTGCAGTTTCACCCGGAATCGATCCTGACCGAGCACGGGCACGACATGCTGCGGAATTTTCTTCGCGGGTGA